The following are from one region of the Actinoplanes sp. L3-i22 genome:
- a CDS encoding ABC transporter permease, whose protein sequence is MSYFNEGITWLNDPLNWTNPDGLLNRLTEHLVISFWAVLLGCVVGWPIGIWLGHRGRGGATAVTIANLTLAIPTLALLTILPLTPLGFGKPPVVVALAVFAVPPLLANAVTGLRSIDPETREAARGMGLSGGQLLRQVELPLAVPYLAAGLRTASVQVVATAALAALVNGGGLGQIISAGFGIGMSNGGGGQIVAGGLAVALLALLVEGLLAIFQRLVTPPALRVRKRRRSAVTVSTP, encoded by the coding sequence GTGAGCTACTTCAACGAGGGCATCACCTGGCTGAACGACCCGCTGAACTGGACCAATCCCGACGGGTTGCTCAACCGGCTGACCGAGCACCTGGTGATCAGCTTCTGGGCGGTGCTGCTCGGCTGCGTGGTCGGCTGGCCGATCGGCATCTGGCTCGGCCACCGCGGCCGGGGCGGTGCCACCGCCGTCACGATCGCCAACCTCACCCTGGCCATTCCCACGCTGGCGCTGCTCACCATCCTGCCGCTGACCCCGCTCGGGTTCGGCAAGCCGCCGGTGGTGGTCGCCCTCGCGGTCTTCGCGGTGCCGCCGCTGCTGGCCAACGCGGTCACCGGGCTGCGCTCGATCGACCCGGAGACCCGGGAGGCGGCCCGCGGGATGGGCCTCTCCGGCGGGCAGCTGCTGCGCCAGGTGGAGCTGCCGCTGGCGGTGCCGTACCTGGCGGCCGGCCTGCGTACCGCGTCGGTCCAGGTGGTCGCGACCGCGGCGCTGGCCGCGCTGGTCAACGGCGGTGGGCTGGGGCAGATCATCAGCGCCGGCTTCGGCATCGGGATGAGCAACGGCGGCGGTGGCCAGATCGTCGCCGGCGGCCTCGCTGTGGCGCTGCTCGCACTGCTGGTGGAGGGCCTCCTGGCGATCTTCCAGCGCCTGGTCACACCCCCTGCGCTGCGGGTTCGGAAGCGGCGCCGGTCGGCTGTGACGGTGAGCACGCCATAA
- a CDS encoding ABC transporter permease, with amino-acid sequence MSLLSWGPASLTPVAAPADDGPGNPWFSWRYVHENADTIGTALRFHAGLTAQTVLLALVVAVPLAVVAYWIKPLTAPILALSGILYTIPSLALLSLLAPLVGTTSTTSVLIALVMYALLVLVRNSLAGLTQVPPEVIDAATGMGYGRFGRLLRVELPLALPGILTGLRLATVSTVALVTVGSLIGQGGLGDLILGGFRNNFYKAEILTGTLLCVGLALVLDLILAGLGRALTPWTRGRTA; translated from the coding sequence ATGTCTCTCCTGTCCTGGGGACCGGCATCGCTGACGCCGGTGGCCGCACCCGCGGATGACGGCCCGGGGAATCCGTGGTTCTCCTGGCGGTACGTCCACGAGAACGCCGACACCATCGGCACCGCCCTGCGCTTCCACGCCGGGCTGACCGCGCAGACCGTGCTCCTCGCACTGGTCGTCGCCGTGCCGCTGGCGGTCGTCGCCTACTGGATCAAACCGCTGACCGCGCCGATTCTCGCACTCTCCGGCATCCTGTACACGATCCCTTCGCTGGCGCTGCTCTCGCTGCTGGCCCCACTCGTCGGCACCACGAGCACCACCTCGGTCCTGATCGCCCTGGTGATGTACGCGCTGCTGGTCCTGGTCCGCAACTCGCTGGCCGGGCTCACCCAGGTTCCGCCCGAGGTCATCGACGCCGCCACCGGCATGGGGTACGGCCGGTTCGGCCGGCTGCTCCGCGTCGAGCTGCCCCTCGCGCTGCCCGGCATCCTGACCGGCCTGCGCCTGGCCACCGTCTCGACTGTGGCTCTCGTCACGGTCGGCTCGCTGATCGGGCAGGGCGGCCTCGGCGACCTGATCCTGGGCGGCTTCCGGAACAACTTCTACAAGGCCGAGATCCTCACCGGGACGCTGCTCTGCGTGGGGCTGGCCCTGGTGCTCGACCTGATCCTGGCCGGGCTGGGCCGCGCACTCACCCCGTGGACCCGGGGGAGGACCGCGTGA
- the folP gene encoding dihydropteroate synthase yields MGVLNVTPDSFSDGGRWSGLDAAVEHGISLFAQGADIIDVGGESTRPGAERVDAATEASRVVPVIERLAARGVPLSIDTTRAAVAAAALEAGASVINDVSGGLADPGMAAVAAAAGCPWILMHWRGHSRDMQRLATYQDVVTEVRDELRARADAAIGAGVDPGRIILDPGLGFAKTAEHNWALSAHLDVLIGLGFPVLFAASRKTYLGRLLAAADGTPRPVDGREAATLATSLLAFAAGAWGVRVHEVRETVDARAVWRATGSPRLSKI; encoded by the coding sequence ATGGGCGTCCTGAACGTCACGCCGGACTCGTTCTCCGACGGCGGCCGCTGGTCAGGGCTCGACGCCGCCGTCGAACATGGCATTTCTCTGTTTGCTCAGGGCGCGGACATCATCGATGTCGGGGGCGAGTCGACCCGTCCCGGCGCGGAGCGTGTCGACGCCGCCACCGAGGCGTCCCGGGTGGTGCCGGTGATCGAACGGCTCGCCGCCCGGGGGGTGCCGCTGAGCATCGACACGACTCGAGCCGCGGTCGCCGCGGCCGCGCTCGAGGCGGGCGCCTCGGTGATCAACGACGTCTCCGGCGGGCTGGCCGATCCGGGCATGGCCGCGGTCGCCGCCGCGGCCGGCTGCCCCTGGATCCTGATGCACTGGCGCGGGCACTCCCGCGACATGCAGCGGCTGGCCACCTATCAGGACGTGGTCACCGAGGTCCGGGACGAGCTGCGGGCCCGGGCGGACGCCGCGATCGGGGCCGGCGTCGACCCCGGCCGGATCATCCTCGACCCCGGCCTCGGCTTCGCGAAGACCGCCGAGCACAACTGGGCCCTCAGCGCGCACCTCGACGTCCTGATCGGCCTCGGCTTCCCGGTCCTCTTCGCGGCCAGCCGCAAGACCTACCTGGGCCGGCTGCTGGCCGCCGCGGACGGCACGCCACGCCCGGTCGACGGCCGCGAGGCGGCCACCCTCGCCACCTCGCTGCTGGCCTTCGCCGCCGGCGCCTGGGGGGTCCGGGTCCACGAGGTCCGCGAGACCGTCGATGCCCGGGCCGTCTGGCGCGCCACCGGCTCGCCGCGACTTTCCAAGATCTAA
- a CDS encoding glycine betaine ABC transporter substrate-binding protein, with the protein MRHNLFRTAGVLAATVVVLAGCGKAGSSGTEAPPSAAAGAGAGCAPVAGDKLVVLTDDKKLQNTDNVIPAINKKASSPELIAALDKVSAALDTPKLVELNKAVDIDRKSSKAAAQDFATANNLTAGLTKGKGGSVTVGAANFSENATLGELYGIVLTAAGYTVKVQQIGNRELYEPALEKGDITVVPEYAATLATFLSGKVDKNAADPSSSDLTTTVTNLTALGDKRGLVFGQPSQAQDQNAFAVTTAFAEKNQLTTLSDLASKCSGAATVLGGPAECPQRPKCQQGLVSVYNFQAGKFDTLDAGGPLTKNGLKQGTISVGLVFSSDGALAAG; encoded by the coding sequence ATGCGTCACAACCTATTCCGTACGGCCGGTGTTCTCGCCGCGACCGTGGTCGTCCTGGCCGGCTGTGGCAAGGCCGGCTCCTCCGGCACCGAAGCGCCCCCGTCGGCCGCGGCCGGTGCGGGCGCCGGCTGTGCCCCGGTCGCGGGGGACAAGCTGGTCGTCCTCACCGACGACAAGAAGCTGCAGAACACCGACAACGTCATCCCGGCCATCAACAAGAAGGCGTCCAGCCCCGAGCTGATCGCCGCGCTGGACAAGGTGTCCGCGGCGCTCGACACGCCCAAGCTGGTCGAGCTGAACAAGGCGGTCGACATCGACCGCAAGTCCTCCAAGGCCGCCGCGCAGGACTTCGCCACGGCGAACAACCTGACCGCCGGCCTGACCAAGGGCAAGGGCGGCAGCGTCACCGTCGGCGCCGCCAACTTCAGTGAGAACGCCACGCTCGGCGAGCTCTACGGCATCGTCCTGACCGCGGCCGGCTACACCGTCAAGGTGCAGCAGATCGGCAACCGCGAGCTCTACGAGCCGGCCCTGGAGAAGGGCGACATCACGGTGGTCCCGGAGTACGCGGCGACCCTCGCCACGTTCCTCTCCGGCAAGGTCGACAAGAACGCGGCGGACCCGTCCTCGTCCGACCTCACCACCACGGTGACGAATCTGACGGCGCTCGGCGACAAGCGCGGCCTGGTCTTCGGCCAGCCCAGCCAGGCGCAGGACCAGAACGCGTTCGCGGTCACCACCGCCTTCGCCGAGAAGAACCAGCTGACCACGCTCTCCGACCTGGCGTCGAAGTGCTCCGGCGCGGCGACCGTGCTCGGCGGCCCGGCCGAGTGCCCGCAGCGGCCCAAGTGCCAGCAGGGCCTGGTTTCGGTCTACAACTTCCAGGCCGGCAAGTTCGACACCCTGGACGCGGGCGGCCCGCTCACCAAGAACGGTCTGAAGCAGGGCACCATCTCGGTCGGCCTGGTCTTCAGCTCGGACGGCGCACTGGCCGCGGGCTGA
- a CDS encoding SAM-dependent methyltransferase, translating into MGIGWRLAMDSALYGPEGFFVRPAGGPADHFRTSVLASPLFAGALARVVERVDAALGRPERFDLVDVGAGRGELLTLLCLMLPGDLAGRVRPVAVEVAGRPDGLDARIRWRRDVPESVTGLLIATEWLDNVPLDILETGPDGRLRKVLVDRHTGVETLGGLADPAEIFWTSRWWPTAGRAEAGASRDGAWTGRVEVGAARDAAWAGAVERVRRGAALGIDYGHLRAERPPMGTLTGFRAGRQVAPVPDGSCDVTAHVAMDSAALATGVPYRIVRQRAALRGLGVSGARPPLALAGNDPAAYLRALSSAGESAELTSGTGLGAHWWLWHPIGIDLDLG; encoded by the coding sequence GTGGGCATTGGGTGGCGGCTGGCGATGGATTCGGCTCTCTACGGGCCGGAAGGGTTCTTTGTGCGGCCGGCCGGTGGGCCGGCCGATCACTTTCGGACCAGCGTGTTGGCTTCGCCGCTGTTTGCCGGGGCTCTGGCGCGGGTTGTCGAGCGGGTTGACGCGGCGCTCGGGCGTCCGGAGCGGTTTGATCTCGTGGATGTCGGGGCCGGGCGCGGAGAGTTGCTCACCTTGCTCTGTCTGATGCTTCCGGGGGATCTCGCCGGCCGGGTTCGGCCGGTGGCCGTCGAGGTGGCCGGGCGGCCCGACGGGCTGGACGCACGGATCCGGTGGCGGCGGGACGTTCCCGAGTCGGTGACCGGGCTGTTGATCGCCACCGAATGGCTGGACAACGTGCCGCTCGACATCCTCGAGACCGGGCCGGACGGGCGGCTGCGGAAAGTGCTCGTAGACCGGCATACCGGGGTGGAGACGCTCGGTGGGCTCGCCGATCCCGCCGAGATCTTCTGGACCAGCCGCTGGTGGCCGACAGCGGGACGAGCCGAGGCCGGAGCATCCCGGGACGGGGCCTGGACAGGGCGGGTTGAGGTCGGGGCGGCTCGGGACGCGGCTTGGGCGGGGGCCGTCGAGCGGGTGCGGCGGGGGGCGGCGCTCGGTATCGACTACGGGCACCTCCGGGCGGAACGGCCGCCGATGGGGACGCTGACCGGGTTCCGGGCGGGGCGGCAGGTGGCGCCGGTGCCGGACGGGAGCTGTGACGTCACGGCGCATGTCGCGATGGACTCGGCGGCGCTGGCCACCGGGGTTCCCTATCGGATCGTCCGGCAGCGGGCGGCGCTGCGCGGGCTCGGGGTCAGCGGGGCGCGGCCGCCGCTCGCCCTGGCCGGCAATGATCCGGCGGCCTATCTGCGCGCGCTGTCGTCGGCCGGCGAGTCCGCCGAGCTGACCTCCGGCACCGGTCTCGGCGCGCACTGGTGGCTCTGGCACCCGATCGGCATCGACCTCGACCTCGGCTGA
- the folK gene encoding 2-amino-4-hydroxy-6-hydroxymethyldihydropteridine diphosphokinase: protein MSEAVLSLGSNLGDRLAHLRAAVALLGAGVREVSGVYETPPWGDPDQPPYLNAVVFVRDPAATSHDWLDRARACEAAEGRERDPARRFGPRTLDVDVITVWDADGRPVISDDPELTLPHPRAHLRAFVLRPWLDLHPGEGLPGHPPLADLLAAPELATDVAGVTARPDLKLESTA from the coding sequence ATGAGCGAGGCGGTGCTCTCGCTCGGGAGCAACCTGGGCGACCGGCTGGCGCATCTGCGGGCCGCGGTCGCCCTGCTCGGCGCCGGCGTCCGGGAGGTCTCCGGGGTCTACGAGACGCCGCCGTGGGGCGATCCGGACCAACCGCCGTACCTCAATGCCGTGGTCTTTGTCCGGGACCCGGCCGCGACCTCGCACGATTGGCTGGACCGGGCCCGGGCCTGTGAGGCGGCCGAAGGCCGCGAGCGGGATCCGGCGCGCCGGTTCGGGCCGCGCACCCTCGACGTCGACGTGATCACCGTGTGGGACGCCGACGGCCGTCCGGTGATCAGCGACGACCCCGAGCTGACGCTGCCCCATCCGCGCGCCCACCTGCGCGCCTTCGTGCTGCGGCCGTGGCTCGACCTGCACCCCGGCGAGGGCCTGCCGGGGCACCCGCCGCTGGCCGATCTGCTCGCCGCGCCGGAACTCGCCACGGACGTCGCCGGAGTGACGGCGCGTCCGGATCTGAAGCTAGAGTCGACGGCGTGA
- a CDS encoding ABC transporter permease produces the protein MAYDEATFRRPGESTADTDPAAYRRRVQLDDTGGNTLDQSLRAPVTAGPAEDDGRDRLGVHLGWEVVLLVAAGVLGFLLWRESSAALQRPALDALLVTGAAIGLITLGAGLSLRAGVPNLAIGPIVLAAQFQFAENGDKGILQALVPALIIAAGGGLIVAVLILVLHVPGWAATLAAALGVITFDQLRVNAVVVQGDWEPTSRAFLLFGGFALLAIVGAMLGAIGPVRRFFGRMRTSGDPAGRRGLTVVLPVLVALIGSSVFAAGAGVILAAQSTDPVRPGTGLEWTGIGLGLALLGGTSAYGRRGGIFGTLFAVIGLTLFLDYQDRRDLQISLFAIAGAVFAAGLIATRIVESYGRLATAATTQDWNAAPSGGLDTSWSPTMPETWNTPAQPARSDRWDDGPWGATR, from the coding sequence ATGGCGTACGACGAGGCGACGTTCCGTCGGCCCGGCGAGAGCACCGCCGACACCGACCCGGCTGCGTACCGGCGTCGGGTCCAGCTCGACGACACCGGAGGCAACACCCTCGACCAGTCGTTGCGCGCCCCGGTGACCGCGGGCCCGGCGGAGGATGACGGCCGGGACCGGCTCGGCGTCCACCTGGGCTGGGAGGTCGTCCTCCTGGTCGCGGCCGGCGTGCTCGGCTTCCTGCTCTGGCGGGAGAGCTCGGCCGCCCTGCAGCGCCCGGCGCTGGACGCGCTGCTCGTCACCGGCGCCGCGATCGGCCTGATCACGCTCGGCGCGGGGCTGTCCCTGCGGGCCGGCGTGCCGAACCTGGCGATCGGCCCGATCGTGCTGGCCGCCCAGTTCCAGTTCGCCGAGAACGGGGACAAGGGCATCCTGCAGGCCCTGGTCCCGGCCCTGATCATCGCGGCCGGTGGCGGTCTGATCGTCGCCGTGCTGATCCTGGTGCTGCACGTGCCCGGCTGGGCGGCCACCCTGGCCGCCGCGCTCGGCGTGATCACTTTCGACCAGCTCCGGGTGAACGCGGTCGTGGTGCAGGGCGACTGGGAGCCCACCAGCCGCGCGTTCCTGCTCTTCGGCGGGTTCGCGTTGCTGGCGATCGTGGGCGCGATGCTGGGCGCGATCGGCCCGGTGCGCCGCTTCTTCGGCCGGATGCGGACCTCCGGCGACCCGGCCGGGCGCCGCGGCCTCACGGTCGTGCTGCCGGTCCTGGTGGCCCTGATCGGCTCGTCGGTCTTCGCGGCCGGCGCCGGCGTGATCCTGGCCGCCCAGTCCACCGACCCGGTCCGGCCCGGCACCGGCCTGGAGTGGACCGGCATCGGCCTGGGCCTGGCGCTGCTCGGCGGGACGAGCGCCTACGGCCGCCGCGGCGGGATCTTCGGCACGCTCTTCGCGGTCATCGGGCTGACCCTGTTCCTCGACTACCAGGACCGCCGGGACCTGCAGATCTCGCTCTTCGCGATCGCCGGCGCGGTCTTCGCCGCGGGCCTGATCGCCACCCGGATCGTCGAGTCCTACGGTCGCCTGGCCACCGCCGCGACCACCCAGGACTGGAACGCCGCGCCCTCCGGCGGGCTGGACACCAGCTGGTCGCCGACCATGCCGGAAACCTGGAACACCCCGGCCCAGCCGGCCCGCAGCGACCGGTGGGACGACGGCCCGTGGGGCGCCACCCGCTGA
- a CDS encoding Rossmann-like and DUF2520 domain-containing protein, translated as MNELTVGVVGAGRVGAVLGAALTAAGHRVVAAAAVSAASRERVARLLPGAEIRPADEVARAATDLLLLAVPDDSLRGVVAGLHRTGALRADQVVAHTSGAHGLDVFGDVNGMALHPAMTFTGADSDLARLPGIAWGVTTRDRAFATRLVADLGGVPEWIAEEARPVYHAALAHGANHLVTLVNEAADTLRAAGVAEPARLLTPLLTAALDNALRMGDAALTGPVSRGDAGTVAKHLDRLPADAVPAYLALARRTADRALAAGRLRPQDAAALLEVLYRAEVGSPA; from the coding sequence ATGAACGAATTGACCGTCGGCGTGGTCGGGGCCGGGCGGGTCGGCGCGGTGCTGGGCGCGGCGTTGACCGCGGCCGGGCATCGCGTGGTCGCCGCCGCCGCTGTCTCCGCCGCTTCCCGTGAGCGGGTCGCGCGGCTGCTGCCCGGGGCCGAGATCCGGCCGGCCGACGAGGTCGCCCGGGCCGCCACCGATCTGCTGCTGCTCGCCGTTCCGGACGATTCGCTGCGCGGCGTGGTCGCCGGGCTGCACCGCACCGGGGCGCTGCGCGCGGATCAGGTTGTTGCTCACACTTCCGGGGCTCACGGGCTGGACGTTTTTGGCGATGTGAACGGCATGGCCCTGCATCCCGCGATGACGTTCACCGGCGCGGACTCCGATCTGGCCCGGCTGCCGGGGATCGCCTGGGGGGTGACGACCCGGGATCGGGCGTTCGCCACCCGGCTGGTCGCGGACCTGGGCGGGGTGCCGGAGTGGATCGCCGAGGAGGCCCGGCCGGTCTACCACGCGGCGCTCGCGCACGGGGCGAACCACCTGGTCACGCTGGTCAACGAGGCGGCCGACACGCTGCGCGCGGCGGGGGTGGCCGAGCCGGCCCGGCTGCTGACGCCGTTGCTGACCGCGGCGCTGGACAACGCGCTGCGGATGGGTGACGCGGCGCTGACCGGGCCGGTCTCGCGGGGTGACGCGGGCACGGTCGCGAAGCATCTCGACCGGTTGCCGGCGGACGCCGTACCGGCGTATCTGGCTCTTGCCCGGCGCACCGCGGACCGTGCCCTCGCGGCCGGGAGATTGCGCCCGCAGGATGCCGCGGCCCTTCTGGAAGTCCTCTACCGAGCCGAGGTTGGGAGTCCCGCGTGA
- a CDS encoding ABC transporter ATP-binding protein encodes MPVPRTGETYVDATAASITLADVGKVYPDGTVAVDKFSLEVGAGELAVLIGASGSGKSTILRMINRLIEPTRGTITIDGRDVLKQDPVQLRRQIGYVIQNVGLFPHQNVRANVGTVARLLGWDRKRVNSRADELLELVGLDPARYGKRFPHELSGGQRQRVGVARALAADPLVLLMDEPFSAVDPIVRARLQEEFLRLQAAVRKTIVLVTHDIDEAVRMGDRIAVLAEGGRLLQYATPAELLSRPASTEVRDFVGTDRGIRRLAVTPVRDVMTAVEGPTGDLPTVDASATLHDALAMMLTENATTVVVTEAGRPIGQVTRTAVFETPAGTAA; translated from the coding sequence ATGCCGGTCCCCAGGACAGGAGAGACATACGTGGACGCTACCGCGGCATCGATCACCCTGGCGGACGTCGGCAAGGTCTATCCGGACGGCACCGTCGCGGTCGACAAGTTCAGCCTCGAGGTGGGCGCCGGCGAGCTGGCCGTGCTGATCGGCGCCTCCGGCTCCGGCAAGTCGACCATCCTGCGGATGATCAACCGGCTGATCGAACCGACCCGCGGGACGATCACGATCGACGGCCGCGACGTCCTGAAGCAGGACCCGGTGCAGTTGCGCCGGCAGATCGGCTACGTGATCCAGAACGTCGGGCTCTTCCCGCACCAGAACGTGCGGGCCAACGTCGGTACGGTCGCCCGGCTGCTCGGCTGGGACCGCAAGCGGGTCAACTCGCGCGCCGACGAGCTGCTGGAGCTGGTCGGGCTGGACCCGGCGCGGTACGGCAAGCGCTTCCCGCACGAGCTCTCCGGCGGTCAGCGTCAGCGGGTCGGGGTGGCCCGGGCGCTCGCCGCGGATCCGCTGGTGCTGCTGATGGACGAGCCGTTCTCGGCGGTCGACCCGATCGTGCGGGCCCGGCTGCAGGAGGAGTTCCTGCGCCTGCAGGCCGCCGTGCGCAAGACGATCGTGCTGGTCACCCACGACATCGACGAGGCGGTCCGGATGGGCGACCGGATCGCGGTGCTGGCCGAGGGCGGCCGCCTGCTGCAGTACGCGACGCCGGCCGAGCTGCTGAGCCGACCGGCGTCCACCGAGGTGCGGGACTTCGTGGGGACCGACCGTGGCATCCGGCGGCTGGCCGTGACCCCGGTCCGGGACGTGATGACCGCCGTCGAGGGCCCGACCGGCGACCTGCCCACCGTGGACGCGTCGGCGACGCTGCACGACGCGCTCGCGATGATGCTCACCGAGAACGCCACCACGGTCGTGGTGACCGAGGCCGGCCGTCCGATCGGCCAGGTGACCCGGACGGCCGTGTTCGAGACGCCCGCGGGGACGGCCGCCTAG
- a CDS encoding NADH-quinone oxidoreductase subunit D gives MTVGTGAGLETADMVLNIGPQHPSTHGVLRLKLTLDGERVVACEPIVGYMHRGAEKLFEVRDYRQIIMLANRHDWLSAFSNELGVVLAVERLMGIEVPERAVWLRMALAELNRVLNHLMFLGSYPLEIGAITPMFYAFRERETLQTVMEEVSGGRIHYMFNRVGGLKEEVPAGWTKRARRAVALVRKRMPDLDHIIHQNEIFLARTVGVGVLSAADAAAFGASGPVARASGLDFDVRRDEPYLAYDELDVPVVTRTAGDCHARFAVLLEQVRVSLDLVDQCLDRIERIGGPVNVRLPKVVKAPEGHTYAWTENPLGVNGYYLVSRGDKTPWRLKLRTASYANVQALATLIPGCLVPDLIAILGSMFFVVGDIDK, from the coding sequence ATGACGGTCGGGACCGGCGCCGGGCTGGAGACGGCGGACATGGTCCTCAACATCGGGCCGCAGCATCCGTCGACGCACGGCGTTCTGCGGCTGAAGCTGACGCTGGACGGGGAGCGGGTGGTGGCCTGCGAGCCGATCGTCGGGTACATGCACCGCGGCGCCGAGAAGCTGTTCGAGGTGCGGGACTACCGGCAGATCATCATGCTGGCGAACCGGCACGACTGGCTCTCCGCGTTCTCGAACGAGCTGGGTGTGGTGCTCGCCGTCGAGCGGCTGATGGGCATCGAGGTGCCGGAGCGGGCGGTCTGGCTGCGGATGGCGCTGGCCGAGCTGAACCGGGTGCTCAACCACCTGATGTTCCTCGGCTCGTACCCGCTGGAGATCGGCGCGATCACGCCGATGTTCTACGCGTTCCGGGAGCGGGAGACGCTGCAGACCGTGATGGAGGAGGTCTCCGGCGGGCGCATCCACTACATGTTCAACCGGGTCGGCGGGCTGAAGGAGGAGGTCCCGGCCGGGTGGACGAAACGGGCGCGGCGCGCGGTGGCGCTGGTCCGCAAGCGGATGCCCGACCTGGACCACATCATTCACCAGAACGAGATCTTCCTGGCCCGTACGGTCGGTGTCGGGGTGCTGTCGGCGGCTGACGCCGCGGCCTTCGGCGCGTCCGGGCCGGTCGCGCGGGCGAGCGGTCTGGATTTCGACGTACGGCGGGACGAGCCCTACCTCGCGTACGACGAGTTGGACGTGCCCGTGGTGACCAGGACCGCCGGTGACTGTCACGCCCGGTTCGCGGTGCTGCTCGAGCAGGTCCGGGTGTCGCTCGACCTGGTCGACCAGTGCCTGGACCGGATCGAGCGGATCGGCGGGCCGGTGAACGTGCGACTGCCCAAGGTGGTCAAGGCGCCGGAGGGGCACACGTACGCGTGGACCGAGAATCCGCTCGGGGTGAACGGGTACTACCTGGTGTCCCGGGGGGACAAGACGCCCTGGCGGCTCAAGTTGCGGACCGCCTCGTACGCGAATGTGCAGGCGTTGGCGACGCTTATCCCGGGATGCCTGGTCCCTGACCTGATCGCGATCCTCGGGTCGATGTTCTTCGTGGTCGGCGACATCGACAAATAG
- the folB gene encoding dihydroneopterin aldolase: protein MTGQITLTGLRAHGRHGVYDFEREQGQDFVVDVRLDLDLSRAAETDDVADTVHYGELATALVGVLTGEPVNLLERLADRLLDVCLADPRVSAAEVTVHKPQAPIPHEFADVAVTLRRSATA from the coding sequence GTGACCGGACAGATCACGCTGACGGGGCTGCGCGCCCACGGCCGGCACGGGGTCTACGACTTCGAGCGCGAGCAGGGCCAGGACTTCGTCGTCGACGTCCGGCTGGACCTGGACCTGAGCCGGGCCGCCGAGACCGACGACGTGGCCGACACCGTGCACTACGGCGAGCTGGCGACGGCCCTGGTCGGGGTGCTCACCGGCGAGCCGGTGAACCTGCTGGAGCGGCTCGCCGACCGGCTGCTCGACGTCTGCCTGGCCGACCCGCGGGTGTCCGCCGCCGAGGTCACCGTGCACAAGCCGCAGGCCCCGATCCCGCACGAGTTCGCCGACGTGGCCGTCACCCTGCGCCGGAGCGCGACGGCATGA
- a CDS encoding DUF3180 domain-containing protein: protein MSTNPDGSPNERRTDPSLQPTSISALVLAALVGAAVGWLLLGYNQLFYKVTPLPWTAAIVLFALAVAEGYLAQNTSARIQRRPGAPRVEPLVVARYVALAKASSLVGSLTAGFSAGILIWLVMEPTDSARTDLPTVATTLVAAVALIGTALWLERACRVPDDPDREGDGTGRQTGRR from the coding sequence GTGAGCACCAACCCCGACGGCTCCCCGAACGAGCGCCGGACCGACCCGTCACTGCAACCGACGAGCATCTCGGCACTGGTGCTGGCAGCGCTCGTCGGCGCGGCCGTGGGCTGGCTGCTGCTCGGCTACAACCAGCTGTTCTACAAGGTCACCCCGCTGCCCTGGACGGCGGCGATCGTGCTGTTCGCGCTCGCCGTGGCCGAGGGCTATCTGGCACAGAACACCAGCGCCCGGATCCAGCGCCGGCCCGGCGCGCCGCGCGTCGAGCCGCTGGTGGTGGCCCGCTACGTCGCGCTCGCCAAGGCGTCCTCGCTGGTCGGCTCGCTGACCGCGGGCTTCTCGGCGGGCATCCTGATCTGGCTCGTGATGGAGCCGACCGACTCGGCCCGGACGGATCTTCCGACGGTCGCGACCACGCTGGTCGCGGCGGTCGCGCTGATCGGCACGGCGCTCTGGCTGGAGCGCGCCTGCCGGGTGCCGGACGACCCCGATCGGGAGGGCGACGGCACCGGTCGGCAGACCGGCAGACGTTGA